The DNA region AAAAAAATTGGTCTTAAACTCAACTTGTTTTCCTTTGGATGGCATTCTGATTGTCTTACTTATTTACAGAAAGTAACTCTAAGTTTCTTGTTTATTTTAACATTAAATAGGATTATGGATAATCTAGAGCATGGTTGGATGTACGACAGATTGGATGGTCGAGGGGGTATTAATTCTAGTTTCATAACTGGTGTTAATAAATTTCTTGAGTTCTCATGTTCTCAAAGAAACCGCATGAGTGGTGACGATGTCAAATGTCCGTGTAAGAAATGTCACAATATTAAATTCATGGATGTTGAAACCATTAAATTGCACCTTCAATCGTTTGGATTTGTTGAGAACTATTTTGTTTGGAAGTATCAAGGGGAAAAAGAAGTGACCGGTGAGATGTATAGTGATTTACATGGTGGTACTCAACCTGAATTGGGATATTATAATCCATATCGCCAAATGGTTTTAGATGCAGCTGGACCGAACTTTGGCCAGGGTTCGAGTAATACTGAACCTGAGTCATCTCATCACTGTGAACCTTTGGTGGAGGAGGAATCTAATCCTTCAATGGAGGAGGAGCCTAATCTTGAGTCCCGGAGGTTTTATGATTTGCTACAAGACGCTGATGCAAAATTGTATCCTGGTTCTTCCCTCTCTCAACTCGCAGTAGTTTCTAGGATGTTAAATATTAAAAGTGAGAATACTTTGTCACGGAGGGGTTATAATCAAATTATGCATCTATTGAAACAGGCTTTACCTGAAGATAACATAGTGCTTGATAGTTATTATCAGACCAAGAAGCTAGTGCGTAGCTTGGGTTTGCCTGTTGAAAAGATTGATTGTTGTAATTCAGGATGTATGTTGTATTGGGGTGATGATGAGGACCTAACTTCTTGTAAGTTTTGTGGCTATGAGAGGTATAAACGTCGTGTTGGTTCTCGTAAGAGGAAATTGGTCCCTTACAAGAAAATGTATTATTTCCCTTTGATTCCTAGATTGCGGAGATTATATGCGTCTCATGCTACAGCTGCCGACATGAGATGGCATCACGAGCATATACAAGAGGAGGGGGTAATGCGTCATCCATCAGACTCTGAGGCTTGGAAGCACTACAATGAAACTCATTCCTTTTTTGCTGCTGAACTAAGGAATGTGAGGTTGGGGTTATGTACGGATGGTTTCCAACCATTTGCTCAGACGGGGAGAAAATACTCTTCGTGGCCTGTAATTGTCACTCCATATAATTTGCCTCCAGGGATGTGTATGAAGGAGGCATACATGTTCTTAACTGTCATTGTACCGGGGCCACACAATCCTAAACTAAAAAATGATGTTTATCTGCAACCTCTAATAAAGGAATTGACTTTGTTGTGGGAGACAGGTGTAGAAGCATTTGACATCTCAAAAAAGCAAAACTTTCAATTAAGGCCAGCTTTGATGTGGACAATCAATGACTTTCTAGCATATTCTATGTTATCAGGATGGAGTACAGGTGGAAACTTAGCATGTACTTATTGTATGGAGGAAACACAATCATTCAGATTAAAACATGGTGGGAAAACAACTTGGTTTGACAGTCATAGAATGTTTCTTGATCAAAATCATCCATTTAGGAGAGATCGTAAAAACTTTCTTAAAGGTCATACTGTTACAAGGCCACCACCTACCGTTAGAACAGGAGAAGAAATTTTGAATCAAATTTGTGAGTTGGGGATAAGAAAAGTAACTGAGTTAGATGCACAAGAAGTTAATAAGAGGATATGTAATTCATGCGGATGGAAAAAACGAAGCATCTTTTGGGATTTGCCTTATTGGAGTTCTAACTTGATACGACATAATCTTAATGTCATGCATATTGAGAAGAATGTCTTTGACAATGTGTTTAACACTGTTCTTAATGTTGTTGGCAAAACCAAAGACAATCCGAAAGCACGTCTAGATATTGCAAAATATTGCGATCGACCGCAGTTAGCAAGGAATCCTGATGGAATCTATCCCAAAGCTGCATATACAAtagaaaagaatgaaaaa from Lycium barbarum isolate Lr01 chromosome 10, ASM1917538v2, whole genome shotgun sequence includes:
- the LOC132613239 gene encoding uncharacterized protein LOC132613239, encoding MEAPKKASWMVGKIFNMRKYWPTLDQNSSLVQQGFRKELQGLGKSCTSSNSSKSSRKKVTLSFLFILTLNRIMDNLEHGWMYDRLDGRGGINSSFITGVNKFLEFSCSQRNRMSGDDVKCPCKKCHNIKFMDVETIKLHLQSFGFVENYFVWKYQGEKEVTGEMYSDLHGGTQPELGYYNPYRQMVLDAAGPNFGQGSSNTEPESSHHCEPLVEEESNPSMEEEPNLESRRFYDLLQDADAKLYPGSSLSQLAVVSRMLNIKSENTLSRRGYNQIMHLLKQALPEDNIVLDSYYQTKKLVRSLGLPVEKIDCCNSGCMLYWGDDEDLTSCKFCGYERYKRRVGSRKRKLVPYKKMYYFPLIPRLRRLYASHATAADMRWHHEHIQEEGVMRHPSDSEAWKHYNETHSFFAAELRNVRLGLCTDGFQPFAQTGRKYSSWPVIVTPYNLPPGMCMKEAYMFLTVIVPGPHNPKLKNDVYLQPLIKELTLLWETGVEAFDISKKQNFQLRPALMWTINDFLAYSMLSGWSTGGNLACTYCMEETQSFRLKHGGKTTWFDSHRMFLDQNHPFRRDRKNFLKGHTVTRPPPTVRTGEEILNQICELGIRKVTELDAQEVNKRICNSCGWKKRSIFWDLPYWSSNLIRHNLNVMHIEKNVFDNVFNTVLNVVGKTKDNPKARLDIAKYCDRPQLARNPDGIYPKAAYTIEKNEKVVLFDWLEGVKFPDGYASNMSRCLDTDKFKLFGMKSHDCHVFMQRLLPIAFRELLPINV